The proteins below are encoded in one region of Lactuca sativa cultivar Salinas chromosome 3, Lsat_Salinas_v11, whole genome shotgun sequence:
- the LOC111885116 gene encoding malate dehydrogenase, glyoxysomal, with product MQQQGEGDASQRIARISAHLNPHKPQMEGSCNLETENCRAKGGAPGFKVAILGAAGGIGQPLSLLMKMNPLVSVLHLYDVANTPGVTSDISHMDTSAVVRGFLGPQQLENALTGMDLIIIPAGVPRKPGMTRDDLFNINAGIVKTLCEGIAKSCPKAIVNIISNPVNSTVPIAAEVFKKSGTYDPRRLLGVTMLDVVRANTFVAEVLGLDPREVDVPVVGGHAGVTILPLLSQMKPPCSFTSEETTYLTSRIQNGGTEVVEAKAGAGSATLSMAYAAVKFADACLRGLRGDADVIKCAFVPSVVTELPFFASKVRLGRNGIEEIYPLGLLNEFERVGLEMAKKELAGSIEKGISFAMK from the exons ATGCAACAGCAAGGCGAAGGAGATGCTAGTCAACGCATCGCTAGAATCTCAGCTCACCTAAATCCTCATAAACCTCAG ATGGAAGGAAGTTGTAATTTGGAAACAGAAAATTGTCGAGCAAAAGGTGGAGCACCTGGATTCAAAGTAGCGATATTGGGTGCAGCTGGAGGCATTGGTCAGCCACTTTCCTTATTAATGAAGATGAATCCGCTTGTATCTGTTCTCCATCTTTATGATGTTGCTAATACTCCTGGTGTCACTTCTGACATCAGTCACATGGACACCAGTGCTGTG GTGCGTGGTTTTCTCGGGCCCCAACAATTAGAAAATGCACTTACTGGCATGGATCTCATCATCATTCCAGCAGGTGTTCCTAGAAAACCCGGAATGACAAGAGATGATCTTTTCAACATCAACGCAGGAATTGTTAAAACCCTTTGTGAAGGAATTGCTAAATCATGTCCTAAAGCTATTGTTAACATAATTAGCAACCCTGTAAATTCCACAGTTCCAATCGCTGCAGAAGTTTTTAAAAAATCTGGGACTTATGATCCAAGACGACTCTTAGGAGTTACCATGCTTGATGTTGTTAGAGCCAATACTTTTGTG GCTGAAGTTTTGGGACTTGATCCGAGAGAAGTTGATGTTCCAGTTGTGGGTGGGCATGCTGGGGTTACAATCTTACCTCTTCTATCTCAG ATGAAGCCTCCATGTTCTTTTACTTCAGAAGAAACTACATACCTTACATCTCGTATTCAGAATGGTGGAACTGAAGTTGTTGAG GCAAAAGCTGGGGCAGGATCTGCGACTCTTTCCATG GCATATGCCGCCGTTAAATTTGCTGATGCATGTTTGCGAGGGTTGAGAGGCGATGCCGATGTTATTAAATGTGCTTTTGTACCTTCTGTG GTTACAGAACTACCCTTCTTTGCATCGAAGGTAAGGCTCGGTCGTAATGGCATAGAGGAGATATACCCGCTTGGTCTCCTCAATGAATTTGAAAG GGTTGGATTGGAAATGGCAAAGAAAGAGTTAGCGGGAAGCATCGAGAAGGGCATTTCGTTTGCCATGAAATGA